The Sphingomonas sp. So64.6b genome includes a region encoding these proteins:
- a CDS encoding M28 family metallopeptidase yields MRVSDCLSPLLVSSLALSSVLVTAPALAKEAPAPAVSVQTLKDVTQTLSSDAFEGRAPATPAEDKTTAYIVERFKKAGLKPANKGSWYQDVPLVEITAGNVSPLTITGGKTPVSAAYRSDLVIGTYRVVPNVAIKDSDVVFVGYGINAPERGWNDYAGIDVKGKTVVILINDPDWKTMTLDGPFGGRAMTYYGRWTYKFEEAARQGAAAAIIVHDTEPAAYGWGVVQSSWTGPQLEQDTPGDHLDQSQAIGWIQKPVAEALFASAGQDFAALSRTAATKGFKAVPLGVKASVGFTNTIRRQASKNVVGILPGTARPDEVVLYSAHWDHLGRCDAVKGDDICNGAVDNASGVAGLVALAEASVKAGPAKRSQVFLAVTAEESGLLGSKFYAENPVFPLAKTVGGVNMDGLNVIGKAKDFVLVGAGKSELEDLVKPLVAAEGRAITLEANPERGSYYRSDHFSFAKLGVPMLYGESGEDLVVGGTVAGKAATEDYVVNRYHKPQDEYDAKWDWNGALSDLNIYYGLGHGLAQSDTWPNWYPAAEFRGIRDKSRANAQ; encoded by the coding sequence ATGCGCGTTTCCGATTGCCTGTCGCCCCTGCTGGTTTCCTCGCTGGCCCTGTCAAGCGTGCTGGTCACCGCGCCCGCACTCGCCAAGGAAGCGCCAGCGCCCGCCGTCTCGGTCCAGACGCTGAAGGACGTGACGCAAACCCTGTCGTCCGATGCCTTTGAGGGCCGCGCCCCCGCGACGCCGGCCGAGGACAAAACGACCGCCTATATCGTCGAACGTTTCAAGAAAGCGGGTCTCAAGCCGGCCAACAAGGGCAGTTGGTATCAGGACGTCCCGCTGGTCGAGATCACCGCGGGCAATGTGAGCCCGCTGACCATCACCGGCGGCAAGACGCCGGTATCGGCCGCCTATCGCTCCGACCTGGTCATCGGGACATACCGGGTAGTGCCGAACGTCGCGATCAAGGACAGCGACGTGGTATTCGTCGGCTACGGTATCAATGCACCCGAGCGTGGCTGGAACGATTATGCCGGGATCGATGTGAAGGGAAAGACCGTGGTCATCCTGATTAACGATCCCGACTGGAAAACGATGACGCTCGACGGCCCATTCGGCGGCCGCGCGATGACCTATTATGGCCGCTGGACTTACAAGTTCGAAGAAGCCGCACGGCAAGGCGCGGCCGCGGCGATCATCGTCCATGATACCGAACCCGCCGCCTATGGCTGGGGCGTGGTGCAGTCGAGCTGGACCGGGCCGCAGCTGGAGCAGGACACACCTGGCGATCATCTCGACCAGAGCCAGGCGATCGGCTGGATCCAGAAACCCGTCGCCGAGGCGCTGTTCGCCAGCGCTGGTCAGGATTTCGCCGCGCTGTCTAGGACGGCCGCAACGAAAGGTTTCAAGGCCGTGCCGCTCGGCGTGAAGGCGTCCGTCGGCTTCACCAACACGATCCGGCGTCAGGCGTCGAAGAACGTCGTCGGCATCCTGCCCGGCACCGCCCGGCCGGACGAGGTCGTACTCTATTCGGCGCATTGGGATCATCTCGGCCGCTGCGACGCGGTCAAAGGCGACGATATCTGCAACGGCGCGGTCGACAATGCGAGCGGCGTGGCCGGGCTCGTCGCGCTGGCCGAGGCATCAGTGAAGGCCGGGCCCGCCAAGCGCAGCCAGGTGTTCCTGGCCGTAACCGCCGAGGAATCCGGCCTGCTCGGCTCGAAATTCTATGCCGAGAACCCGGTCTTCCCCCTCGCCAAGACGGTCGGCGGGGTCAATATGGACGGGCTCAACGTGATCGGTAAGGCGAAGGACTTCGTACTGGTCGGTGCAGGCAAGTCCGAGCTTGAGGATCTGGTCAAGCCATTGGTCGCCGCCGAAGGCCGGGCCATCACGCTCGAAGCCAATCCCGAACGCGGCTCCTATTATCGCTCCGATCATTTCAGCTTCGCTAAATTGGGCGTGCCGATGCTCTATGGCGAGAGCGGCGAGGATCTGGTCGTCGGCGGCACGGTGGCGGGCAAGGCGGCGACCGAGGATTATGTCGTCAACCGCTACCACAAGCCGCAGGACGAATATGACGCCAAATGGGACTGGAACGGCGCCCTGTCCGACCTGAACATCTATTACGGGCTGGGTCACGGCCTTGCGCAAAGCGACACCTGGCCCAACTGGTATCCGGCCGCCGAATTCCGTGGCATTCGCGACAAGAGCCGCGCGAACGCGCAATAG
- a CDS encoding S9 family peptidase, which translates to MVRHLLATVAALALAPSAHAANEAAAKFGAREGVLQMSLSPDGTHVAIIAPAKGRGAILSIADLVKGGTPKAILNSSGDPDRLTNCHWASDTRLICRVHIVIPGSQSAKALNFTRLVSINSDGSSVRQLTVDTNARSLDIIQDGGDVIDWLADGASGKVLMTRTFVPEVSTGTRLSKDKEGLGVDQVDPVSGSRRTVVQPNREAVEFITDGHGAVRLMGVQPRNDSGYVSDHIDYVYRLSGNNSWKALSTLKLNEGSSGGFNPYAVDHDLNVVYGFDGKDGRRALYSIALDGTLKRNLVLARPDVDVDGLIRIGRQNRVVGATFITDRRESEFFDAELNKLRQSLGKALPGKPLVTFIDASADERTLLLFAGGDTDAGHYYVYHKDKRTLEDVMLARPQLEKVALASVKAITFPAADGTRIPGYLTLPPGSDGKNIPAIVMPHGGPGARDEWGFDWLAQYFAARGFAVLQPNFRGSTGYGDAWFQKNGFQSWRTAIGDVNDAGRWLSAQGIAAPGKLAIVGWSYGGYAALQSAVLDPNLFKAIVAIAPVTDLEALRMEARDFANFRLVDAFIGKGPHVTQGSPASNAARIKAPVLLFHGDRDTNVGIRQSKLMVDKLKDVGGKVELVEFHGLDHQLDDDVARTAMLDKADTFLRQSLGL; encoded by the coding sequence ATGGTTCGCCATCTACTGGCCACGGTGGCAGCGCTCGCGCTGGCGCCTTCGGCACATGCTGCAAATGAGGCCGCAGCAAAATTTGGCGCGCGTGAGGGCGTGCTGCAGATGAGTCTGTCACCGGACGGGACGCATGTCGCGATCATTGCGCCGGCCAAGGGCCGTGGAGCGATCTTGTCGATCGCGGATCTAGTGAAGGGCGGCACGCCCAAGGCGATCCTGAATTCGAGCGGCGACCCCGATCGGCTGACGAACTGTCATTGGGCGAGCGACACCAGGCTGATCTGTCGGGTGCACATCGTCATCCCCGGTAGCCAGTCTGCCAAGGCGCTCAATTTCACGCGCTTGGTTTCGATTAACAGTGACGGCAGTAGTGTGCGGCAATTGACCGTGGATACGAATGCTCGGTCACTCGATATAATCCAGGACGGCGGCGACGTAATCGACTGGCTGGCGGATGGCGCCAGCGGCAAGGTTCTCATGACCCGAACCTTCGTGCCGGAGGTATCGACCGGGACGCGACTCAGTAAAGACAAGGAAGGGCTTGGGGTCGATCAGGTCGATCCTGTGTCAGGTTCCCGCCGCACCGTCGTCCAGCCGAATCGGGAAGCGGTCGAGTTCATCACCGACGGCCATGGCGCGGTACGGCTGATGGGTGTGCAGCCCAGGAATGATTCAGGATATGTCAGCGACCATATCGATTATGTCTACCGCCTGTCCGGCAACAATAGTTGGAAGGCTTTGAGCACGCTCAAGCTGAACGAGGGATCGAGCGGTGGCTTCAATCCTTACGCCGTCGATCATGATCTCAACGTCGTGTATGGCTTCGATGGCAAGGATGGTCGGCGTGCGCTGTACAGCATCGCGCTGGACGGCACGTTGAAGCGTAACCTCGTCCTCGCGCGGCCGGATGTCGACGTCGACGGCCTGATCCGAATCGGCCGCCAGAACCGGGTGGTCGGCGCGACCTTCATCACCGATCGCCGCGAAAGCGAGTTCTTCGATGCGGAACTGAACAAGCTGCGCCAGTCGCTTGGCAAGGCGTTACCGGGAAAGCCGCTGGTGACGTTCATCGATGCCAGCGCCGACGAACGCACGCTGCTGTTGTTCGCGGGCGGCGATACCGATGCCGGACATTATTATGTCTATCACAAGGATAAGCGTACGCTAGAGGATGTGATGCTGGCCCGGCCGCAGTTGGAGAAGGTGGCGCTCGCTTCGGTCAAGGCGATCACGTTCCCGGCAGCTGACGGCACCCGGATTCCGGGCTACCTCACCTTGCCGCCTGGGAGCGACGGGAAGAATATTCCGGCGATCGTCATGCCGCATGGTGGCCCCGGCGCGCGCGACGAATGGGGTTTCGACTGGCTAGCGCAATATTTTGCCGCGCGCGGGTTCGCCGTACTCCAGCCCAATTTCCGGGGTTCGACCGGCTATGGCGATGCCTGGTTCCAGAAAAACGGCTTTCAGTCGTGGCGTACTGCGATCGGTGACGTGAACGATGCCGGTCGCTGGCTGAGTGCCCAGGGGATCGCGGCCCCGGGCAAGCTGGCGATCGTCGGATGGTCCTATGGCGGCTATGCCGCTTTGCAGTCGGCGGTACTTGACCCCAACTTGTTCAAGGCGATCGTCGCGATCGCGCCGGTGACCGATCTCGAGGCATTGCGGATGGAGGCGCGTGATTTCGCCAATTTCAGGCTCGTCGATGCCTTTATCGGCAAAGGCCCGCACGTGACTCAGGGATCGCCAGCGAGCAATGCCGCGCGCATCAAGGCGCCAGTGCTGCTGTTTCATGGCGATCGCGACACTAATGTCGGTATTCGCCAGTCGAAACTGATGGTCGACAAACTCAAGGATGTCGGAGGCAAGGTCGAACTGGTCGAGTTCCATGGTCTGGATCATCAACTCGACGACGATGTCGCGCGCACCGCGATGCTCGACAAGGCCGACACCTTCTTGCGGCAATCGCTTGGCCTGTGA
- a CDS encoding GFA family protein, with the protein MTAGSCHCGTVRFTVPAPPDEVTECHCSICSKLGSLCCYYPPDQFAITQGEAELSIYRWGDRLLDFRFCSRCSAMIGWRIHPGLEEECYPGGVGARVGVNARLIDGIDARALPRRVIAGAPQ; encoded by the coding sequence GTGACTGCCGGGAGCTGCCATTGCGGGACGGTGCGCTTCACCGTACCAGCGCCGCCAGACGAGGTGACCGAGTGCCACTGCTCGATCTGCTCGAAGCTTGGCTCGCTGTGTTGCTATTATCCGCCCGACCAGTTCGCGATCACCCAGGGCGAAGCGGAGCTGTCGATCTATCGATGGGGCGACCGGCTGCTCGATTTTCGCTTCTGTTCGCGGTGCAGCGCGATGATCGGCTGGCGCATCCATCCCGGGCTGGAGGAGGAATGCTACCCCGGCGGGGTCGGCGCCAGGGTCGGGGTCAATGCACGGCTGATTGACGGTATCGACGCGCGGGCATTGCCGCGCCGGGTCATCGCCGGCGCCCCCCAATGA
- a CDS encoding agmatine deiminase family protein: protein MPNRVTQPAEWARHKAVWIGFPSHPELWLDDLEPARAEVTAFARAIHAGGKGERVILVVADAEAATAARELAGDVAEIVIEPFGDIWLRDTAAIVLSDHSARDFRFNGWGGKYDLPGDDDIGARLAARRRIRTERCDWILEGGAIDSDGTGLVVTTEQCLLNHNRNPSLSRSEIELRLLEDLGFSEVIWLGEGLMHDHTDGHVDNLARFVAPGRLAIPVAADNDPNWLIYQHAARDAARHEVEIVPIPSPGRVLRDEEIVPASYMNFYIGNATVVVPQYGAPNDAAAVAAIGALFPDRETVGLHADHILTGGGSFHCISQQIPG from the coding sequence ATGCCGAACCGCGTTACCCAGCCCGCCGAATGGGCCCGCCACAAGGCCGTATGGATCGGCTTTCCGAGCCATCCGGAGTTGTGGCTCGACGACCTGGAGCCGGCGCGGGCGGAGGTCACCGCCTTTGCCCGCGCGATCCATGCCGGGGGCAAGGGCGAGCGCGTCATCCTCGTCGTCGCCGATGCGGAAGCCGCGACTGCGGCCAGGGAGCTGGCCGGCGACGTGGCCGAGATCGTCATCGAGCCGTTCGGCGATATCTGGCTTCGTGATACCGCAGCGATCGTGCTGAGCGACCACAGCGCGCGCGATTTCCGCTTCAATGGCTGGGGCGGCAAATACGACCTGCCTGGCGATGACGATATCGGCGCTCGCCTCGCCGCGCGCCGCCGCATCCGTACCGAACGCTGCGACTGGATACTGGAGGGCGGCGCGATCGACAGCGACGGCACCGGCCTGGTCGTGACGACCGAGCAATGCCTGCTCAATCATAATCGCAATCCCAGCCTGTCGAGATCGGAGATCGAATTGCGGCTGCTGGAGGATCTCGGTTTTTCCGAAGTCATCTGGCTCGGCGAGGGTCTGATGCACGATCATACCGACGGCCATGTCGACAACCTGGCACGTTTCGTAGCACCGGGAAGGCTGGCGATCCCCGTTGCGGCGGACAATGATCCCAACTGGCTGATCTATCAGCACGCCGCGCGCGACGCCGCGCGCCACGAGGTCGAGATCGTGCCGATCCCCTCGCCCGGCCGCGTGTTGCGTGACGAGGAGATCGTGCCGGCCAGCTATATGAATTTCTATATCGGCAATGCGACGGTGGTCGTGCCACAATATGGCGCGCCCAACGACGCGGCGGCGGTCGCGGCGATCGGCGCGCTGTTCCCGGATCGCGAGACGGTCGGCTTGCATGCCGACCATATCCTGACCGGTGGCGGCAGTTTCCATTGCATCAGCCAGCAGATTCCGGGCTGA